A single window of Dermacentor albipictus isolate Rhodes 1998 colony chromosome 1, USDA_Dalb.pri_finalv2, whole genome shotgun sequence DNA harbors:
- the LOC135918752 gene encoding actin-binding Rho-activating protein-like, which produces MADQEDEGKGSAKKEVRVFGRPELASKVAMFQQKAEDHDRRQKDNPFSERWDGSTSSALSKDDPRYGHPEEGSKTDKRGQQAGQLISSEVRILCENLHEFGTEQPDGTRAITFGELFQLYTSISNKLVGILLRARKHGLVDFEGEMLYQKRDDGVVIRLLRPIADIHREMGHNPALAQLPKTAPVLLGAKTS; this is translated from the exons ATGGCTGACCAGGAAGACGAAGGCAAAGGGAGTGCCAAAAAGGAGGTCCGCGTGTTCGGTCGACCCGAGCTGGCGTCCAAGGTAGCCATGTTCCAGCAGAAGGCCGAAGATCACGATCGCCGGCAGAAGGACAATCCTTTCTCGGAACGCTGGGATGGATCCACCTCCAGCGCCCTGTCCAAAGACGACCCCCG GTACGGCCACCCCGAGGAAGGCTCGAAGACCGACAAGCGCGGCCAGCAGGCCGGTCAGCTGATTAGCAGCGAGGTCCGCATACTGTGCGAGAACCTGCACGAGTTCGGTACCGAGCAGCCAGACGGAACGCGGGCTATCACGTTCGGCGAGCTCTTCCAG CTGTACACGAGCATCTCGAACAAGCTGGTGGGCATCCTGCTGCGGGCGCGCAAGCACGGCCTCGTCGACTTCGAGGGCGAGATGCTGTACCAGAAGCGGGACGACGGCGTCGTCATCCGGCTGCTGCGCCCCATCGCCGACATACACCGCGAGATGGGCCACAACCCGGCGCTGGCGCAGCTGCCCAAGACGGCGCCCGTGCTGCTGGGAGCCAAGACCTCGTAG